One genomic window of Corynebacterium massiliense DSM 45435 includes the following:
- a CDS encoding cytochrome b, producing MSNKLATIGDNIDSRYTASGLIRTQINKVFPTHWSFMLGEMALYSFIILLLTGIYLALFFDPSITKVIYDGAYTPLNGVEMSRAYASALDLSFEVRGGLFIRQMHHWAALMFMMSMVAHMLRIFFTGAFRRPREANWIIGCALILLGMVEGFLGYSLPDDLLSGVGLRIMSAIILGIPIIGTWMHWAIFGGDFPSDLMLDRFYILHVLVIPGIILGLIAAHLMLVWYQKHTQFPGPGRTENNVVGVRIMPIFATKAIGMGLAIAGILALMSGLLTINAIWNLGPYNPSQVSAGSQPDIYMLWTDGVARVMPAWELYIGGYTIPSAFWVALLCGLMVILLFAYPFIEKAMTGDDAHHNLLQRPRDVPVRSGIGAMAITFFLLVTLSGGNDHVAHFFQISLNAMTWVGRIGLVVLPPLAYFITYRLCVALQRSDREVLEHGVATGVIKRMPNGAYVEIHQPLGPVDENGHAIPLEYSGSYVPKQMNHLGYSDNETSGWFSPDDPELMERKKEIAKNNHHEEAEMFRRLNEQNRRNDEDNGLI from the coding sequence ATGAGCAACAAACTCGCAACTATCGGCGACAACATTGACTCGAGGTACACCGCCTCTGGTCTAATTCGCACGCAGATCAACAAGGTCTTCCCGACCCACTGGTCGTTCATGCTGGGTGAGATGGCGCTCTACAGCTTCATCATCCTGCTGCTGACCGGTATCTATCTGGCGCTGTTCTTCGACCCTTCCATCACGAAGGTCATCTACGACGGTGCCTACACCCCGCTGAACGGCGTGGAGATGTCCCGCGCTTACGCCAGTGCGTTGGACCTGTCCTTTGAGGTGCGCGGCGGTTTGTTCATCCGCCAGATGCACCACTGGGCCGCCCTGATGTTCATGATGTCCATGGTGGCCCACATGCTCCGTATCTTCTTCACCGGCGCATTCCGCCGTCCGCGTGAGGCCAACTGGATTATCGGTTGCGCCCTCATCCTTCTGGGCATGGTCGAGGGCTTCCTCGGTTACTCCCTGCCGGACGACCTGCTGTCCGGTGTTGGCCTGCGCATCATGTCCGCCATCATCTTGGGCATCCCGATCATCGGTACCTGGATGCACTGGGCCATTTTCGGTGGCGACTTCCCGTCCGACCTGATGCTGGACCGTTTCTACATCCTCCACGTGCTGGTTATCCCGGGCATCATCTTGGGTCTCATTGCCGCTCACCTGATGCTCGTCTGGTACCAGAAGCACACCCAGTTCCCGGGGCCGGGCCGCACCGAAAACAACGTCGTTGGTGTGCGCATCATGCCGATCTTCGCCACCAAGGCAATCGGCATGGGCCTGGCTATCGCCGGCATCCTGGCGCTGATGTCCGGTCTGCTGACCATTAACGCCATCTGGAACCTGGGACCGTACAACCCGTCGCAGGTCTCCGCTGGTTCGCAGCCGGATATCTACATGCTGTGGACCGACGGTGTGGCTCGTGTCATGCCGGCGTGGGAGCTCTACATCGGCGGCTACACCATTCCGTCCGCATTCTGGGTCGCCCTGCTCTGTGGTCTGATGGTCATCCTGCTGTTTGCTTACCCGTTCATCGAGAAGGCGATGACCGGCGACGATGCCCACCACAACTTGCTGCAGCGTCCGCGCGACGTGCCAGTTCGTTCCGGTATCGGAGCCATGGCCATCACCTTCTTCCTGCTGGTGACGCTGTCCGGTGGTAACGACCACGTTGCCCACTTCTTCCAGATTTCGCTGAACGCGATGACCTGGGTTGGACGTATCGGCCTGGTCGTTCTGCCGCCGCTGGCTTACTTCATCACCTACCGGCTGTGCGTGGCTCTGCAGCGTTCCGACCGTGAGGTCCTGGAACACGGCGTCGCCACCGGCGTTATCAAGCGCATGCCGAACGGCGCTTACGTGGAGATCCACCAGCCGCTCGGCCCGGTGGACGAGAATGGCCACGCCATCCCGCTGGAGTACTCCGGTTCCTACGTGCCGAAGCAGATGAACCATCTCGGCTACTCCGACAACGAGACCTCTGGCTGGTTCAGCCCGGACGATCCGGAGCTGATGGAGCGCAAGAAGGAAATCGCGAAGAACAACCACCACGAGGAGGCGGAGATGTTCCGTCGCCTCAACGAGCAGAACCGCCGCAACGACGAGGACAACGGCCTCATCTAA
- a CDS encoding ubiquinol-cytochrome c reductase iron-sulfur subunit has product MTNKDTKYTEEDLRSMSNEELAELGTELDDVTVAYRKERFPLDNDPEEKRASFSVGVWLTIGILAGLAFLGVYLFWPWQYQMKGDENFWYHTLYTPLLGVTAGLSVLSLGFAIIQYVKRIIPEEISVQRRHDGPSDEVDRRTLTALLNDSWKTSTLGRRKTLQGLLGGAGVLAGLVVIAPLGGAIKNPWKVRHELDYSGDGTLWTSGWTMHDKGVKLYLARDTGTIAEEHSDSVGSGYTTQGVTRLVRVRPEDLAAGGMETVFPLAEDHVNDGDRYDPQADVYEEHMHSIHGNRNAVMLIRLRHQDAEKAIERQGQEDFHHGDYYAFSKICTHIGCPTSLYEQQTNRILCPCHQSQFDALQYGKPVFGPAARALPQLPITVDDEGFLVAQGNFIEPVGPAFWERES; this is encoded by the coding sequence ATGACAAACAAGGACACGAAGTACACGGAGGAGGACCTCCGTTCGATGAGCAACGAAGAGCTCGCCGAGCTCGGTACCGAGCTTGACGATGTCACCGTTGCTTACCGCAAGGAGCGCTTCCCCCTGGACAACGATCCGGAGGAAAAGCGCGCAAGCTTTAGCGTCGGCGTGTGGCTGACCATCGGTATCTTGGCCGGCCTCGCCTTCCTGGGCGTTTACCTCTTCTGGCCGTGGCAGTACCAGATGAAGGGCGACGAGAACTTCTGGTACCACACCCTGTACACGCCCTTGCTCGGTGTGACTGCGGGTCTGTCGGTTCTCAGCCTCGGTTTCGCCATCATCCAGTACGTCAAGCGCATCATTCCGGAAGAGATTTCGGTGCAGCGTCGCCACGACGGTCCCTCCGACGAGGTTGACCGTCGCACGCTGACTGCGCTGCTCAACGATTCCTGGAAGACGTCCACCCTGGGCCGCCGCAAGACCCTGCAGGGGTTGCTCGGTGGCGCGGGCGTGCTGGCCGGCCTGGTTGTTATTGCCCCGCTCGGTGGCGCCATCAAGAACCCGTGGAAGGTTCGCCACGAGCTGGACTACTCCGGCGATGGCACTCTGTGGACCTCTGGTTGGACCATGCACGATAAGGGCGTGAAGCTTTACCTCGCCCGTGACACTGGCACTATCGCCGAGGAGCACTCGGATTCCGTCGGCTCCGGCTACACCACGCAGGGTGTGACCCGCCTGGTTCGCGTGCGCCCGGAGGACCTGGCCGCGGGCGGCATGGAAACCGTGTTCCCGCTGGCTGAGGATCACGTCAACGATGGCGACCGTTACGACCCGCAGGCGGATGTGTACGAAGAGCACATGCACTCCATCCACGGCAACCGCAACGCGGTCATGCTTATCCGCCTGCGCCACCAGGACGCCGAGAAGGCCATCGAACGCCAGGGGCAGGAAGACTTCCACCACGGCGATTACTACGCCTTCTCCAAGATTTGTACCCACATTGGCTGCCCGACGTCCCTGTACGAGCAGCAGACCAACCGCATCCTGTGCCCGTGCCACCAGTCGCAGTTCGACGCGCTGCAGTACGGCAAGCCGGTCTTCGGTCCGGCCGCTCGTGCACTGCCGCAGCTGCCGATCACCGTGGACGACGAGGGCTTCCTCGTGGCTCAGGGCAACTTCATCGAGCCTGTCGGCCCGGCATTCTGGGAGCGTGAGTCCTAA
- a CDS encoding c-type cytochrome produces MMDSIPNNSAQSPERSAAAAAGKKSRRRRKAKRTLAGAFALTIGLTGAGVLASALTPDSQVATAEKDDQALIDEGKDIYDTACITCHGGNLQGVEERGPALTGIGAGSTYFQVHSGRMPMMSNDAQAERKQPRYTEQQTLALAAYVASQGGGPDIVYNDDGTIAQESLRGRNYNGQIQAEDIAKGSELFRMNCASCHNFTGQGGSLSSGKYAPPLAPASEQEIYQAMLTGPQNMPKFSDRQLTADEKKDIIAYIKSANETQSPAGWDLGGLGPVAEGLAMWIIGITALVGIALWIGSRS; encoded by the coding sequence ATGATGGATAGCATTCCGAACAACTCCGCGCAGTCCCCCGAGCGGTCTGCGGCAGCGGCGGCGGGCAAGAAGTCCCGTCGTCGCCGCAAGGCTAAGCGCACCTTGGCCGGCGCTTTCGCCCTTACGATTGGTCTGACGGGCGCGGGTGTCCTCGCTTCTGCGTTGACCCCTGATTCCCAGGTGGCGACCGCAGAGAAGGACGACCAGGCCCTTATTGATGAAGGCAAGGACATCTACGACACTGCCTGCATCACCTGCCACGGTGGCAACCTGCAGGGTGTCGAAGAACGTGGTCCTGCTCTGACCGGCATTGGCGCGGGTTCGACCTACTTCCAGGTCCACTCCGGCCGTATGCCGATGATGTCCAACGATGCCCAGGCGGAGCGCAAACAGCCGCGCTACACTGAGCAGCAGACGCTGGCGCTCGCTGCCTACGTGGCCTCCCAGGGTGGTGGCCCGGACATCGTGTACAACGATGACGGCACCATCGCCCAGGAATCCCTGCGCGGCCGCAACTACAACGGCCAGATTCAGGCAGAGGACATCGCCAAGGGCTCCGAGCTGTTCCGTATGAACTGCGCCTCGTGCCACAACTTCACGGGCCAGGGTGGTTCGCTGTCCTCCGGTAAGTACGCGCCGCCGCTGGCCCCCGCCAGCGAGCAGGAGATTTACCAGGCGATGCTCACCGGCCCGCAGAACATGCCGAAGTTCTCTGACCGTCAGCTCACCGCGGACGAGAAGAAGGACATCATCGCCTACATCAAGTCTGCGAACGAGACTCAGTCCCCGGCGGGCTGGGATCTGGGCGGCCTCGGCCCGGTCGCTGAAGGCTTGGCAATGTGGATTATCGGTATCACCGCTCTGGTCGGTATCGCACTGTGGATTGGATCGCGCTCATGA
- a CDS encoding cytochrome c oxidase subunit 3 gives MTSAISNQGTAAPRVATLNRPNMVSVGTIVFLSQELMFFAGLFAMWFTSRANGQDGDWSAQTSNLNVAFGGIITAVLILSSVTSQFGVFAAERGDVYKLRLWYAVTIALGVVFLGLVAFEWTEMVTEGVTVQASVFGSVFFILTGFHAAHVTAGIIAFCIIMARLAKTKFTPAQATAAMAVSYYWHFVDIIWIGVFVVIYIIQ, from the coding sequence GTGACGAGCGCAATTTCAAACCAAGGTACGGCAGCACCACGTGTTGCCACGCTGAACCGACCCAACATGGTCAGCGTGGGCACCATCGTGTTCCTGTCTCAGGAATTGATGTTCTTCGCCGGTCTGTTCGCGATGTGGTTTACATCCCGAGCTAACGGCCAGGACGGAGACTGGTCTGCACAGACCAGCAACCTCAACGTGGCCTTCGGTGGCATCATCACCGCAGTCCTTATCCTGTCCTCCGTTACCTCGCAGTTCGGCGTCTTCGCAGCCGAAAGGGGTGACGTTTACAAGCTACGATTGTGGTACGCGGTCACCATCGCACTCGGTGTCGTCTTCTTGGGTCTTGTGGCCTTCGAGTGGACCGAGATGGTGACGGAAGGCGTAACCGTCCAAGCGTCCGTGTTTGGCTCCGTCTTCTTCATTCTGACGGGCTTCCACGCCGCGCACGTGACGGCAGGCATCATCGCGTTCTGCATCATTATGGCGCGTCTTGCCAAGACGAAGTTCACGCCGGCGCAGGCTACCGCCGCCATGGCGGTGTCCTACTACTGGCACTTCGTCGACATCATCTGGATCGGTGTGTTCGTCGTCATCTACATCATCCAGTAG
- a CDS encoding cytochrome c oxidase subunit 4 gives MRATSKVFYSIAVYLIVSLIVYIFGVNFVKDDGYLFGPEWVGIVGMALAALLSIMLGAYLHFTDNRSDIVPEDWEEAEVEDGAGIYGFFAPTSVWPFWMTMSIAVLGLGIIFLYFWMIALGAAMLVYSVARLSLQYAMPKEKH, from the coding sequence ATGCGAGCTACATCTAAGGTCTTCTACAGCATCGCCGTCTACCTCATCGTTTCGCTGATTGTTTACATCTTCGGCGTGAACTTTGTGAAGGACGACGGCTACCTCTTCGGTCCGGAGTGGGTCGGCATTGTCGGTATGGCGCTGGCTGCGTTGCTGTCCATCATGCTGGGCGCATACCTCCACTTCACCGATAACCGCAGTGACATCGTTCCCGAGGATTGGGAAGAGGCTGAGGTGGAAGACGGTGCTGGAATTTACGGCTTCTTCGCACCGACTTCCGTCTGGCCTTTCTGGATGACCATGTCCATCGCTGTCCTGGGCTTGGGCATCATCTTCCTCTACTTCTGGATGATTGCGCTGGGCGCCGCCATGCTTGTGTACTCCGTGGCTCGCCTGTCCCTGCAGTACGCAATGCCGAAGGAAAAGCACTAA
- a CDS encoding cytochrome c oxidase subunit II: MGQRMKRNTGRKMALAGAIAFGGFALAGCDVTPPSLMQDVLGFGWPEGITPEAHAMHNFWIWVWVVAWLVGIVMWGFFLTAIFRWSAKRAKKQGKGEFPKQLQYNVPLELVLTIIPVLIIMTLFFFTVQTQQKVTALDKNPEVTVDVTAFQWNWKFGYNHVGSELAPGGKDYDGTNEEANAQAEKTSKDPEGMKNANPIHGKSQGDLSYLNYNDIETVGTSDEVPVLVLPTGTPIEFRLASGDVSHAFWIPEFLFKRDVYAHPEANQQERTFQVEKITEEGAFVGRCAEMCGTYHSMMNFELRTVSPEKFREYMKFRQDNPDAPNSAALDHIGEDPYATTTQPFNSKRDTADGDNVVDANVRANS, from the coding sequence GTGGGACAGCGTATGAAGCGCAACACCGGACGGAAGATGGCCCTCGCTGGCGCTATCGCGTTCGGTGGTTTTGCGCTCGCCGGTTGTGACGTGACCCCGCCATCGTTGATGCAGGATGTGCTCGGATTCGGGTGGCCGGAAGGCATCACCCCGGAGGCGCACGCCATGCACAACTTCTGGATTTGGGTGTGGGTCGTTGCTTGGTTGGTCGGCATCGTCATGTGGGGCTTCTTCCTCACGGCGATCTTCCGGTGGAGCGCCAAGCGCGCGAAGAAGCAGGGTAAGGGAGAGTTCCCGAAGCAGCTGCAGTACAACGTGCCGCTGGAGCTGGTGCTGACCATCATTCCGGTCCTCATCATCATGACGCTGTTCTTCTTCACGGTGCAGACCCAGCAGAAGGTCACCGCCCTGGATAAGAACCCTGAGGTCACCGTCGACGTGACGGCGTTCCAGTGGAACTGGAAGTTCGGCTACAACCACGTCGGTTCCGAGCTTGCACCGGGTGGCAAGGACTACGACGGGACCAACGAGGAAGCCAACGCTCAGGCGGAGAAGACCTCGAAGGATCCGGAAGGCATGAAGAACGCCAATCCGATCCACGGTAAGTCGCAGGGTGACCTTTCCTACCTGAACTACAACGACATCGAGACCGTCGGTACGTCCGACGAGGTTCCGGTTCTGGTTCTCCCGACCGGGACGCCGATTGAGTTCCGCCTCGCCTCTGGCGACGTCTCTCACGCGTTCTGGATTCCGGAGTTCCTGTTCAAGCGCGACGTTTACGCGCACCCGGAAGCTAACCAGCAGGAGCGCACCTTCCAGGTGGAGAAGATCACCGAAGAGGGGGCCTTCGTTGGTCGCTGTGCAGAGATGTGCGGTACCTACCACTCCATGATGAACTTCGAGCTGCGTACCGTCAGCCCGGAAAAGTTCCGCGAGTACATGAAGTTCCGTCAGGACAACCCGGATGCTCCGAACTCCGCGGCACTTGACCACATCGGTGAGGATCCGTACGCAACGACCACCCAGCCGTTCAACTCCAAGCGTGACACCGCCGACGGCGATAACGTCGTCGACGCAAACGTGCGGGCGAACTCCTAA